In the Topomyia yanbarensis strain Yona2022 chromosome 3, ASM3024719v1, whole genome shotgun sequence genome, one interval contains:
- the LOC131687856 gene encoding uncharacterized protein LOC131687856: MVNRRLTTWLEDHKLLDQRQFAFRKGLGTGAHLGSLGEILDKTRSENLHADIAILDVAKAYNTVWHEGVLQELKRWGIQRNLGGTLSSDEFRETNGVPQESVLAVTLFLVRMNSLFAALPGGIYVFVYADDIILVALGRTIPVQGYPSRRPSTRSADGHSRPASTSQQKSAP; this comes from the exons ATGGTTAACCGACGACTGACCACGTGGCTGGAAGACCATAAACTTCTCGACCAACGCCAATTTGCCTTCCGGAAGGGACTCGGTACTGGAGCTCACCTAGGCTCCCTCGGTGAAATACTGGACAAAACCAGATCTGAAAACCTCCACGCTGACATCGCCATTCTCGACGTGGCAAAAGCCTACAACACCGTCTGGCACGAAGGCGTACTACAAGAATTAAAGCGATGGGGCATACAGAGAAACCTCG GCGGCACACTATCATCCGACGAGTTCCGCGAGACCAACGGAGTGCCGCAAGAATCAGTACTAGCTGTGACCCTATTCCTCGTGAGGATGAACTCGCTCTTCGCCGCGCTACCCGGGGGCATCTACGTATTCGTATACGCGGATGACATCATCTTGGTGGCCCTAGGGAGAACAATCCCCGTACAAGGATATCCCTCCAGGCGGCCGTCAACGCGGTCGGCCGATGGGCACTCGCGACCGGCTTCAACATCGCAGCAGAAAAGTGCGCCATAA